From a single Budorcas taxicolor isolate Tak-1 chromosome X, Takin1.1, whole genome shotgun sequence genomic region:
- the BTK gene encoding tyrosine-protein kinase BTK, whose amino-acid sequence MAAVILESIFLKRSQQKKKTSPLNFKKRLFLLTVQKLSYYEYDFERGKRGSKKGSIDVEKITCVETVVPEKNPPPERQIPRREESSETGQISNIERFPYPFQVVYDEGPLYVFSPTEDLRKRWIHQLKNVIRYNNDLVQKYHPCFWIDGQYLCCSQTAKNAMGCQILENRNGSLKPGSSHRKTKKPLPPTPEEDQILKKPLPPEPTAAPVSTSELKKVVALYDYMPMNANDLQLHKGNEYFILEESNLPWWRARDKNGQEGYIPSNYVTEAEDSIEMYEWYSKHMTRSQAEQLLKQEGKEGGFIVRDSSKAGKYTVSVFAKSTGEPQGVIRHYVVCSTPQSQYYLAEKHLFSTIPELINYHQHNSAGLISRLKYPVSQQNKNAPSTAGLGYGSWEIDPKDLTFLKELGTGQFGVVKYGKWRGQYDVAIKMIKEGSMSEDEFIEEAKVMMNLSHEKLVQLYGVCTKQRPIFIITEYMANGCLLNYLREMRHRFQTQQLLEMCKDVCEAMEYLESKQFLHRDLAARNCLVNDQGVVKVSDFGLSRYVLDDEYTSSVGSKFPVRWSPPEVLMYSKFSSKSDIWAFGVLMWEIYSLGKMPYERFTNSETAEHIAQGLRLYRPHLASERVYAIMYSCWHEKADERPTFKILLSNILDVMDEES is encoded by the exons ATggctgcagtgatattggagagCATCTTTCTGAAGCGATcgcagcagaaaaagaaaacatcaccTTTAAATTTCAAGAAGCGCCTCTTTCTCTTAACCGTGCAAAAACTTTCCTACTATGAGTATGACTTTGAACGCGGG AAAAGAGGCAGTAAGAAGGGTTCAATAGATGTTGAGAAGATCACTTGCGTTGAAACAGTGGTTCCGGAGAAAAATCCTCCCCCTGAAAGACAGATTCCG agaagggaagagagcagTGAAACTGGGCAGATCTCAAATATTGAAAGGTTCCCTTACCCCTTCCAG GTTGTATATGATGAAGGGCCTCTCTATGTCTTCTCCCCAACCGAAGACCTGAGGAAGCGTTGGATTCACCAGCTCAAAAATG TAATCCGGTACAACAATGATCTGGTACAGAAATATCACCCTTGCTTCTGGATTGATGGGCAGTATCTCTGCTGCTCTCAGACAGCCAAAAATGCTATGGGCTGCCAAATTTTGGAGAACAGAAATGGAA GCTTAAAACCTGGGAGTTCTCACCGCAAGACAAAAAAGCCTCTTCCTCCCACACCTGAGGAGGACCAG ATCTTAAAAAAGCCACTGCCCCCTGAGCCAACAGCAGCACCTGTCTCGACAAGTGAGCTGAAAAAAGTTGTAGCCCTTTATGACTACATGCCAATGAATGCAAATGATCTACAGCTGCATAAGGGCAATGAGTATTTTATCCTGGAGGAGAGCAACTTACCCTGGTGGCGTGCCCGGGATAAAAATGG GCAGGAAGGCTACATCCCTAGTAACTATGTAACTGAAGCGGAGGACTCCATAGAAATGTATGA GTGGTATTCCAAACACATGACTCGGAGTCAAGCTGAGCAGCTGTTGAAGCAAGAG GGTAAAGAAGGAGGCTTCATTGTCAGAGACTCCAGCAAAGCTGGAAAATATACCGTGTCTGTGTTTGCCAAATCTACAGG GGAACCTCAAGGGGTGATACGCCATTATGTCGTGTGTTCCACACCTCAGAGCCAGTATTACCTGGCTGAGAAGCACCTTTTCAGCACTATCCCTGAGCTCATTAACTACCATCAGCATAACTCTGCTG GACTCATATCTAGGCTCAAATATCCAGTGTCTCAACAAAACAAGAATGCGCCTTCCACTGCAGGCCTGGGATACG GATCATGGGAAATCGATCCAAAGGACTTGACCTTCTTGAAGGAGCTGGGGACTGGACAATTTGGAGTAGTGAAGTATGGGAAGTGGAGGGGCCAGTATGATGTGGCCATCAAGATGATCAAAGAAGGCTCCATGTCTGAGGATGAGTTCATTGAAGAAGCCAAAGTCATGAT GAATCTTTCCCATGAGAAGCTGGTGCAGTTGTATGGCGTCTGCACGAAACAGCGCCCCATCTTCATCATCACTGAGTACATGGCCAATGGCTGCCTCCTGAACTACCTGAGGGAGATGCGCCACCGCTTCCAAACTCAGCAGCTGCTGGAGATGTGCAAGGATGTCTGTGAAGCCATGGAATACCTAGAGTCTAAGCAATTCCTCCACCGAGACCTG GCAGCTCGAAACTGTTTGGTTAACGATCAAGGAGTTGTTAAAGTATCTGACTTTGGCCTGTCCAG GTATGTTCTGGATGATGAATATACAAGCTCAGTAGGCTCCAAATTTCCTGTCCGGTGGTCTCCACCAGAAGTTCTTATGTACAGCAAGTTCAGCAGCAAATCTGACATTTGGGCTTTTG GGGTGCTGATGTGGGAAATTTACTCTCTGGGGAAGATGCCATATGAGAGATTTACTAACAGTGAAACAGCTGAACACATTGCCCAAGGCCTACGTCTCTACAGGCCTCATCTCGCTTCAGAGAGGGTATATGCCATCATGTACAGCTGCTGGCATGAG